The Candidatus Zixiibacteriota bacterium DNA window GATTCCGATGATTGTCTTTATTTCCTACCAGATGATGTTTGCCATCATTACTCCGGCTCTGATCACCGGCGCTTTTTCCAATCGGGTACGCTTCCCCGCCTACCTGCTATTTCTGATAGCCTGGTTGATCCTGGTCTATTTCCCGTTCGTACATATGATCTGGGGCGGCGGACTGCTGGCCCAATGGGGAGTTCTGGACTTTGCCGGCGGCATTGCGGTCCATAATATTGCCGGGATGGCGGCTCTGGCCTCGGTTCTGTTTGTCGGTAAACGACGAATTAAAGATGCCGTTCCGCACAGTATTCCGCTGGTAGCCCTGGGGACCGGCCTGCTCTGGTTCGGCTGGTACGGGTTCAATGCCGGCAGTGAACTTCAGGTCGATTCAATCACCGCCCTGGCTTTTTTAAACACCGATGTCGCCGCTTCTTTCGCGGCCATCTCGTGGCTTTTTCTGGCCTGGATTCTAGAACGAAAACCGAAATTCGTGGGGCTCCTGACCGGAGCCGTAGCCGGTCTGGCAACCATCACCCCGGCGGCGGCTTTTGTCTCAACAGCCAGTGCCGCTGTTATCGGCATTCTGGCCGGTGTTGTCTGCTATGGTGCGGTCAGCCTGAAAAACCGGTTGCAGTGGGATGATGCTCTGGATGTCTGGGGAGTGCACGGAGTCGGCGGCGCCCTGGGAATTATAATGCTGGGTCTGCTCGGTTCTACCGTCGTAAACCCGGGCGGGGCGAACGGTCTGTTTTTCGGGGGCGGAAATTTCTTTTTTAAACAAATCGTCGCCATCGTCATTTCATCGATGTACGCTTTCGTATTCACCTATGCCATGCTCTGGGTGATTAACCTGTTTATCAAAGTGAGGACTTCCGAGGCCGAAGAAGGAACACTGGATATGTCGCTTCACGGCGAAACCGCCTACGAACAACTGTAACCGGTTTTTTCGGATAAGGAAAGGATCATTTTATGAAACGGTCAAAGTTTATATTTATGGCGTTGGTTCTATTACTGGTCGTCAATCTCTGTCCGGGAATTTCATCGGCTCAGTCCGGTCCCGAAATCAACACCGGGGCCGATATTGTCAGCCGCTATGTCTGGCGCGGAACCGACTTCTGGGCCGCCCCCAATATTCAGCCATCTCTTTCTATCGGCTACGCCGGACTGGAACTGGGCGTTTGGG harbors:
- a CDS encoding ammonium transporter, with the translated sequence MFDTGNTGFMLVATSLVMLMTPGLAFFYGGLVGRKNVLSIMIQSFVSMGVTTIIWYAIGFSLCFSGGEGGIIGNLDMAFLRGVDPLTPFGNGQIPMIVFISYQMMFAIITPALITGAFSNRVRFPAYLLFLIAWLILVYFPFVHMIWGGGLLAQWGVLDFAGGIAVHNIAGMAALASVLFVGKRRIKDAVPHSIPLVALGTGLLWFGWYGFNAGSELQVDSITALAFLNTDVAASFAAISWLFLAWILERKPKFVGLLTGAVAGLATITPAAAFVSTASAAVIGILAGVVCYGAVSLKNRLQWDDALDVWGVHGVGGALGIIMLGLLGSTVVNPGGANGLFFGGGNFFFKQIVAIVISSMYAFVFTYAMLWVINLFIKVRTSEAEEGTLDMSLHGETAYEQL